The nucleotide sequence GAAATTGCAACAGCACTTCTTTTCCTTCACCAAACAAAACCAGAAGCAATTGTTCATAGAGACCTTAAACCAGCCAACATTCTCTTAGACAAAAATTTTGTTAGCAAAATAAGTGATGTTGGTTTAGCAAGATTAGTACCACCTTCTGTAGCTGATTCTGTCACACAATATCACATGACTGAAGCAGCTGGAACATTATGTTACATTGATCCAGAGTATCAAAATACAggaaaattaacaacaaaatcagATATTTATTCTTTAGGGATAATGTTTCTTCAAATTATCACAGCTAAGCCTCCAATGGGACTTTCTCATCATGTTAAAAGGGCAATtgaaaatgagaattttttcGATATGCTTGATCCCGATGTTACTGATTGGCCTGTTGATGAAGCTTTGGCGTTTGCTAAAATTTCTTTGAGATGTGCTGAGCTTAGTAAAAAAGATAGACCGGATCTTGCGTTAGAAGTGATTCCGGAGCTTAATCGATTAAAAGATTTTGGATGTGACTTACAAAACTATCAACATAATCAAAGTCATCCATCGGGTCCTCTTACGCCTCCTCAAAGTCCACTTTGATAAACATATATACAACAGATTATTGTTttttagtatatatatttgattgtgTTACGAATGTTTATTACAACACATTTTGTAATGAACTTCTTTGCAATACACATTTTGGAATGGATGACTTACTCTTGTCCAAAATCCTTACTTGCATAACATGTACCAAGTGATGCTTCATATTAGTACATTAGATTTCATTTGCACATGATTCAAATTTTGCAGCAATATATAGTTAAATTTCAACAATGGATTGAGTAATTATCAATGCTTAAgccttcaaaattttcataatcatTGTTGTACTAAATgacaaaatcaacattacctTTCAAGTATCTCATTACTCTTTAACTACACCAAAGTGTGTTACACATGTTGATGCATAAAACATCAAATCTAGTAGGGTTAGAATTAAGTAAAAAATGTAGTGAACTAATCATCTTAACTAAGCTACAACTATCTTTGGATCACATCGATATTTTAGTAAATCGCTAACAAATTTTGTctataaaagaaatattttatgcCGTTTAgttttgttgtttcttcttTGAACTTTGACCCACTTTtatacaaaaccaaaaaaaaaaaaaaattcaacgaATAATAGAATACTAAAAACGTTGAGTTTGAGTAGCACGAGAGGTTAAATTCCCATAACATACACCTAAGTTTAAATCTCAGCTGAATTGGGTGtttctaattatttttcaacattGTCTCGAATAAGATTGCATCTAATAGtacgaaggaaaaaaaaacaaattaaccactttataattaaaatactGAAGTCacttaatatttatatatgtaataTGTTGATCACTTTAAtacagtttaattttttatttaattattttcttcctATTAATTGGGATTTAGAGAGTGTATACtatatttgtataaaaaaaaaaagggtgtaCGCTATAATTAAGTGTCTAATTGGGTGTATTAGATTGAGATTCCAGTCCATCAAACCTTACCTAGATCAAGACATGATCTAATTACATAATGCAatatattcttataatatatagGAATTATTACTTATTAATTGAAGTCAACTCtacatattaattatataaatattttttttgtattagatgaagtggtaaactACTGGAAATAAACTTACACGCAATTGCAAGGTTCCGGGTTCGAATCCAAGTCACAACGTCCTTCCTTGCAATTTTGGAATTTGTCAGTTGAACTAGGATTTTTAGactaattatataatttttttagagagataaTTTTACATTCTttcaagttttttctttctttagtcACTGGAAATAAGGTGATACTTGCTGGTCAATTTTTGGCTCTGAAGAACTCATTTgcatttttccttcttttaaaTAATTGGTTTTCATATATATGcgattttttctttcatgattttgtcattttagtATGACATTATTTTGTTCTCCATATTGTTgcgtcaattttttatttcttgacaAATCAAcgtaaattaattataaatttaatcaaTGACTATATCATTAACATTGCAAATTCAGATGCAATAGTATTTCAGTCACTTTAATTTTGTCACAATGTTTATAggtattttataatattaatttagatGTTGTGATTTATTTAAAGATTcatccttttcatttttaacgttgttgaatttgtgtttgtttcCGATATAGTTtaccaatttgaatgaatatcgtttagtAAAAATGTAAGAAGCATATCTAAAGGTTACAAATCCTCATCTCAACAACACACTCTTTGAGTTGAGATATGTTAGgttcaaataaaacatttataaagTAACATTGGTAGGTTGTACACTCTAATTGGtcaatgatatatattattggGTATCTTAATGGTTTGTGTGTGAACAGAACTGAGACAGGAGATGCAAGGTCAATAGAGAGAAAAACTGATGAGAATGGAATTCAGGATTGGCGTGATTATCGTATAATACTATATCTCTCACATGTGTTGCCTTTTAGAGAATTTTCCTATCTTTATTGTGTTTTGAACATGATTATATTGATTAGTACCATAAGCTATaaagtcaaattttttattattatttctagGTTGAGGTGAACCTTGAATTTGAATCTACAATTGCATAGTATAAATATTACATAAGAAGATATCCAACTTAAAAAATGGTTTCCAAACATcaataatagatttttttttgagggaaaacaTCAATAATAGATGAAAAACGATAGCTATGAATTGAGTGCcacaaatattaataatgtcACCTCAAGTTAAGTTTGGGAGAAAATTGGAGTGAGACAACCAAATTAGAAAGGGGGAATTAGAGGATACTACTAATAAAGAggatacataaaaaaaaattgtgtaacttatttttaatatacttaAATTACCTTCGgattgttttactttgaaattattaattatgattCGTTGCTATTAATATGTCTTTGTTTAATCCTCATATTTAAATAAGAATGGTTATGGATATGctaaaaaaaagagaaacaacaacttattcaaaataagaGGAATGTTCTGCACTTTAACAAGAAGTATATGCTAAATATTTATAACCAAACAAATGTGAGGATATGGATATATCATTAAACACAATAGAAAAATAGAAAGACGAACATCCGTTGGTAGAGAATAAAATTTGCtaggaaaaaaaaagatgaagtttaaATAGAACAATCGCAATACTTcaataaaagtgaattttaacctaaatatattataaaactCTTATGTTTTAGAAATTCAAGACAATCAAATAGTGAATTCTCTTCTAGATACataaaatttaatgatttgtttttttggtatCTAAATGAATTAACAAGCattatctgaaacaaacacatTCAATTACGAGATTTTAAGTTTGAACTCGGATGAAGGTGTGCATCTTAACAATAATGGCATTGCCAATTAAACTAAACCTTACAAACATTTAGAAAAATTGTGTAGCTTAAATGAGTACATGTGTTAATTTTCGTttgaatataaatttaatttgattttctttaattaatagcTTAAATTAAATGACTTAGGGCACTTATTGATTAAGCTCTTTGAAGAAAAGTAACCATCGAATAGGACTGTAGAaggttaggttgatttttttattccttCCACAATCATTCAACTGCATTCATACTTGATCCCCCGACATTCAAACTTCTCTTTTGTGTTTAGAAATATAAGGGTTATGATGAgactttttgttttatttttattatgtatcattttaaaaataaaaataaaaatctacatGCATGCACATTATATTTTGAGTTGATGAGAAtacataacaataacaatacaCACTTTCGGCCGCTCACACTTTTACAAACATTGGCTTATTTGTTACACTATCTATTGTTGGAGAGACAAAAGGTCAAAAGCTGCGTATATTGTTGAATTATGTCTAAGGTTATTTTCAAGTTTGAACAGAACATGCATGCTCTCAATGTCAAAGTGTCTGATCTGATGGATCATAATACCTTATTAtaagtttcaaaatttataGTCGGTCATTGAAGTTCTAATGTTTGATGTCAAGGTCGGGTTTTAATCATGTCTTTTTTTCTATGTCAGTTTGGAGCATATGGAAGAGGAGAAACATCAAGCTTTGGGAAGGGAACAATGAGTTAGTATGTACAATTCAACcactttacatttttaaaatcaacTATTTCACTCTCTAACGGAATTTGGTGCCcctttttaaaattcattttttgttcCCTCACTCGGGTTTTTAATTAGTTCATCCATttgtattttcaaattttaaatttaagattcatattcaaaaacatgaatgaagatcatatatttaaatattagaaggtcacaagaaaataaaatcatagttttAAAGCTTAAAATCTATATTTAAATGAACTAAAAGgacaaaatatgaaattaacaaaaataaatagaaagaaCCATtacttgaaatttaattaaaggACTTAAACTATAAATTTGCCGACAATTTAACTATGTTTTACATTCTTCCTAACAAAACTATCAAATTACTCACTATCTTTGTAAGTCGTTTTTAAATTAGTCTTCAAACGTGTTAATATTTTAAAGTATTTCATGTCTTTTTGTCAAATGATTATCAGTTAGGTTCTCTTTTTGTATCCCTCATGtgacaaagaaaaaaagacagGGACCTAAATGAAAAACATTTGATAAAGACAAAGATTAATTTAAAACATTAATAGAGTCGATGACTAATTTGATAGTAgcttacaaaaacaaaagattcAAATTTGATGGTTTATTGTATAAAGTTTGGCTTTTCACTATATTGTTGATTTGTCACCCCCACGTTTTTGGCATGTGTTAGATTTCCACAATCTTCACATTCCATCATGAGGTCCACATTATTCCTCTTGGTTAGGTTATACTAACATCATGGTCGAACTCCAAATTATGAACCATTCTTCTAAAAACGGAGccttaacataaaaaaaatagtgttataAACTCAACGGTTTTTAACAACACGTCGAGAAAAAATATATGGATACAAGACCATCCCTATGGGGGAATTCCTCTCCATGGGactccaatttttttaatattaaaatattgaaatgtaATTATATTTAGTTAATTATAGATGAAATAAATGTAACTTTTTGATATTAACAACATTCATTTGATTGTATTCTTCTAACATCAACTATTTTGTTGGATGAAATGCATGTTAGTGACATCACTTTAAGATTTGTATatttcatcaataaaaaaaataatgttaaaaacaaTGTGATAAATAAATGTTAATGGTAAAATGAATGGTAGAAACAATGTGAAAATGGTCCTGGTCCGTTTCCTTGGTGGCTTGGACTTAAGACTCAATCTTGAACAAACACCAAATAATACACATTAGAAAACTCTTATTATAGAGactagtagatttttttttttaacaagttaaaatgaaattatatacgAAAAAGGATAGTCCTAAAAGCATAAGATGTGCCTTAGAGACTATCTCAGAAATTAAGATTACAACGGTtacaaacaaaacacaacataaaACATTAGCCAAtactcaaacaaacaagagggcTTGACCACCACTGCTGAGTCCCAAAAACAAAGGTagcttttttagctttcaaccaacctAGAGACAGCAGCTTAATCTTATCTAGTAAACAAGGGATGGGGGTAACAACATGATTAAACAAACGGTTGCTACGCTCATTCCACACAACCCAGGCACATAGAAGCCATATTAGTTGCATAAAAGAACGTCTAGCAGCACCACCACCTGTCAAATGAGTGAACTGGaaaaaatgatatgatatattatcGGTGTCCACCCCACAGCAACCAATCCAAGCTCGCACCAAATGCCACAGAGAGTCAAAAGTATCACGCAATAAAAATAGATGTCGTGCCGATTCAGGATGACCACAGCCAGCAACACACGAGGACATGTCCGGCGACAACACCCGTCTAGCAATCAAATTTGTCCTTGTTGGTAAACGATCACGGAGGAGCCGCCGCGCAAAAACGAAAACCTTCAAGGGAACCTGTTTTTGCCACACCAAATTCAGAGCATAATCGACGACCTGAGGCACCTGAGAGATTAACAAACTATATGCACCTCGAACTGTGTATCCACCAGATGGGTCCGGAAGCCACACCCAACTAATTGTCCAAACACCCTTTGTATATCAACACTTTTTCAAATCTTACTGAGATCTATCAAGTATCAAGGATTCAACTCACTAATCACTAtaatatttacttatttatttgtttatatttatgtgtaaaaaaatgattaattgaatGCAAAATTAAGCAAGAATCAGAACACAAGTTGGGATTAATTCTAAATATGCGTCCGTCCCGTACCTGACAAGCTGACAATGACAGAGGCAAATGaagaaatctaaaaaaaaatgcgaATCCAAAACTGTGTTCACACTACCACCATTCGTTCCTTCACTGTCTTATCCTACCATCCTACTCCTACCTACGCCATCTGCTCCCTCTTTTTTGACCAAATCTTATACACCACGTCAGATCTAAATATAGCTTTGTGTCTTCTAAATTACGGTTATTAAAACAACGAAAGTAAAATTACTCTGCCGatcttatttataagataaaTTTATATCAATAAAAGTTCATAtgtttgattgaaaaattgaacCGGATACATTAATTCTTGTTGAccagcatattttttttttttttgtaaatagacataattttgagtttatgtTTAATGAGTTCATTCAATTAGATTTTATAGTGTattaatttttgatattttttttaaggaattttttatatattttggaaaCACACATAATAAAGTGggattttcatttaaaaaaaaaaaacataataaagtGGGATTATAGCGTGGTTTGATTGAACGCACatataaaacaattaatgttGAGGATGTTTATGGGTATAAATCAACCCGCAAATCGTATCACCCAAATAAGTTAATCCCGCATTTTAAATCGGGTCCAATTCAAACCAACCCATACAAACTCcaaatttgtttggtttgaggATCGGGTTTGAGCTTTTAAACCCAAGCACTATTCCACTTACATGACTcatacacacttttttttttttttttttctgtggtcggggtttgaacctcagaccttacatatattatgctttgtctatatcaactgagctaagctcacgaggacactcATACATACATTTAGATAATGTGTACGCCATTCCTTccaaaatattatgttttgtccataccaactgagttaagctcaagAGGACACTCGTACATACATTTAGATAATGTGTATGTCATTCCTTCCAAAATGTAAGTAGAAATGAGTCAAcataaattgatgtatttaatacaaattttgaatcaaatacattaatttttgttgaccaATTTCTACTTATATTTTGGAGCGGAGGAAGTACTTGCTATTagatttgattcaaattattgATTACATTTAAAGTGTTGAATGGTGtctctttattctatttaagtaCCAggatttttattattgaattttcAAGTACTACAAGTGTGTTCattaaattacaaatttttttagaatttaaaaactatattttcTACATGACCTTGCAAATCCAACCCAACTCTTTCATAAATGTGTTGGTTTGGTTCAATTATGGTGCTAAAACACGTTGTTCACCGTTTCAAGCTTAAAACACGTTGTTCACTCTTTCAAGCTACAAAATTCATAGTATTgagtttttttgtcaaattggaCTAGAACCAACTCGCAAACACTCTTTATCgatgcatataaattaaagttaGAAAAATGTTAATCAATCATCCAAAGATATTATTGATTAagaaatcaaatataataacaattacattaaaaattgtcgaaagtttttttcaacttaatttttttttagtttccttaacaAGTATCCTGATGACAATGGTTAACATGATCCATTAAAGTTTTATATATAACGTTGGTAACACTTAACTCAAACGTTAGCATGTTATATTATTAGGTTGGACACATTTATTTCGGTTCAAattcataacatcataattTTATATGTGAGTTTTAGATGGTATTTACCACTTCATTTatgaacataaaatattatgcCCGGTGACAATCAATAATTTGTTTGCTTTTATACCCAGACGCAATTTTACAtctgtttcttttatttttttatcaagtagtctGGTGGCTAGAGCTcgcacaattaaattgtggagaagtggagtgtccggattcgaaccccggctcctacatataatatgcaatatcccttccaactgagctaagctcaccggatattttacatctttttctttcctCAACATTAATGGTTTTTTGACACATCTTATccctattgttttttttttggacaagatCATTCACATTATTGTTGATAATAATCATTAAACGTGCACATTCAAGGAAATGACATTCAAATGGAAGATTAATTAGTCGTTCTATCtccgtttttttttatatttttttggtgaactccacttttttttttataattgtcgttttaaatttatttacatacataaaaaaaactgtacaaaaaaatgaataaagcttgttatttttaatgaaattatttcttataataattttaactaattagtatcttatttttttatatttctctcTATACAATTCatagttaaaaattaaaattaaaatgattaacaaatttctgaagaaaaaaaaaacgacactcctgtttgaaatagtttttgttttcggtttttgaaatatacaagtcCCCTTTTcataatagttatcattttacatgttttagttttagtccccaaaactaaaaaattcaaaacagttttcaaaactgtaattttaaaaattagtttagcaaaaaaaaaattaattttcaagtttttaaaaactaaaaaagagtttttggaAAGTGTTTCAAACATGCTCTAATAACGAgagtagttttttctttttgacaaaaataacgAGTAGTTAAATAtgaaaacattaaaattaacaccaaaacaccattttattttttaataatataatctaaaatatcatcgaaaaatgacaaaatatttACTACTTATCATATTAAACTCATAATTATACAAACTAAATAGCATGTTATAATTATTGGTCAACTATGTAGACCACTAAAAAGATTAAAAAGGTacacaaaatattaaattaatcaaCCTCCCATTTGTATTTATAAACACCATTTGAATAAACTGTCCTTAAATATACTCTTCCGTTCAAACTAGTAGATGCATGTATTACtgtttttttcatatatattctaagtatcataattattattatttttttaattagtataattattattatttttaaaatatgaaaagtcaatgtcaaaacaaaatattttataacaaaGTTGATATACCTGCTTTAAATTTGAGATTAAATGTTggtaatttctaaaataatggaatcactttGGAATCAAAAGTTGTAACTCTTTATCAAAAGTTGCAACTTTTCATGGGAATCATTCATATACattaaaacattattatttacCGATAAATAATGAACCATAATATTGATTCAAGTTTATATAGTCATAACCTTTGGCAAATAGGTGCTTACCATACAATTGATTCAAATCAAAAATCTAATGTATAAGGTCATAACCTTTGGTAAAGAGGTGTTTATCTCATGTGATGAAGGGTCACATAATACACTATAAGTAAAAACgaattttgttacattaacaaCACAATTCTCTTCCATTTCTCATTCTataaatcatccatcaattctctGCAGAATGAATGAATTGATGGAACCATAATTTGTAAAATACGGTTAAGAGATACTTTTGCTGTGATTGTGAAACACATCAAGGAATTCATAGTATCTTGAAGGAGATTTATTGATCATTCTATTGCATCCAATATTCAATTATCGGTGGAGAAGCATCAAACCTAAAGGTTAGTATGACAACCCATTTTGAGTTTTATATGTAtaattattaaacttttttgATTTCAAATGTTGTAGTCTCTTTTCAACGATCAAGTTATTTATCACTAAATacaccaattttatttaatcggtgtttgtttatttgtttatatttgagaatgaatgaaattgttttttaatactCCTTTTTATGTGCTAAAATTCATGAATGCCACTaaatttcaatgataaaatgagtgaagaagaaaaaaccagTATATTGAATTCTATAGAAAAAAGAATCATTAGCCATGACAGTCTTCTATGATCTGTCAATTaaacaaagagaaagaaaatacaaaaccaAAGGTCCaaactccaaatccctttcaCATACACTGAATTTATGTAATTAAATTAAGAGGAATTATATTTGTACGATCAACCTtgaacaatttttgtgacaatcatttttctctcttcctattaaataaaaacaatagagaaagaaaaagaagagagataataaaaacacatataagTATGATAaagagaattattttaaaagttgtcaacaaatagttgtacaaatatcatttctctaaaattaattgaagactttgttttcacaatatttatttCATGCCgcatctcattttattttatgattttcctCAAATTTTCAATCTACGCGTTCACACCACATCTTTGTGTTCACACACATATATCTTACCTTAAAAAACATCTTCAAAACTCAacgacaaagaaaaaaaaagacacaaccaattttttttgagTTCTTGTTTATGTCTTTCTGAATTTCTCCTgtttcttcaacaaaatcagCTTTCGCAACAATTTCAAAGCTTTAGTAACAGTTTTAGTTTCAAAGATTTTTTAGTATTTATGAAACTCCCAACTTTTGCAGACCCAGAATCACTTTCATACGTTTATACCTTACTTCAAAATTCATTTGACCAGATGAACGATCCAAACAACACTGCTACTTCAACAAATATCAGAAAAAGACGTAGAAAAAATGAagatggtggtgatgatgatgaagatcacgATGGTTCAATCAATGAAGGAGGTGGCAAAAACAAGAAGAACAAGAAGGAAGAATTAAAGGGTATTCTCACATCAATTCTCTTGCTTGATGAACAAGAGAAACAAGAGATTGAAGATAGCAAGAAAGTCTCAGAGGACGAGAAATTCTCTTTAGAGGCAAATcataagaagaaaacaaaagccATGGTTGATTATTACTCCAATCTTGAAGATGGTTATAGTCAAGTTGAAGAATCAGAGAAAGTTAGAAGGAGAAAAACAAGAAACATGTCAAATTCTGTAGCTATTGCTGCTACATGCAGTGAAAATTTTGAAGCAAATAGTGAAGGTGTTAATGTTAATGATGTTAACAGTGGTAAATCTAATGGTGGTGGTTCACAGAGAAGGCTTTGGGTGAAGGATCGTTCAGGAGCATGGTGGGATGAATGTAACAAAGAAGATTTTCCTGAAGATGAGTTTAAGAAAGCATTTAGAATGGGAAAATCaacttttgatttgatttgtgaAGAATTGAATTCAGCAATTGTGAAAGAAGATACAACTTTGAGAACTGCAATTCCAGTGAGACAAAGAGTAGCTGTTTGTCTATGGAGATTAGCAACAGGTGATCCTCTTAGAATTGTTTCAAAAAGGTTTGGTTTAGGTATATCAACTTGTCATAAACTTGTTCTTGAAGTTTGCACTGCTATTAAAACTGTTCTTATGCCTAAGTATCTTCAATGGCCTAATGAAACTTCtttgagaaaaattaaaaatgagtttGAGGGTATGTCAGGTATTCCAAATGTTGTAGGGTCCATGTATACATCACATGTTCCAATTATAGCTCCTAAGATTAGTGTTGCTGCTTATTTTAACAAGAGACATACTGAGAGGAATCAAAAGACTTCATATTCAATAACTGTTCAAGGAGTTGTTGATACAAATGGTGTTTTCACTGATGTTTGCATTGGTTGGCCTGGTTCAATGCCTGATGATCAAGTGTTAGAAAAATCAGCACTTTTTCAAAGGGCTAATAATGGAGGACTTCTTAAAGGTGTTTGGATTGTTGGAAGTTCAGGGTATCCTTTAATGGATTGGGTTTTAGTACCTTATACTCAACAAAATCTTACTTGGACACAACATGGTTTCAATGAGAAGATTGGTGAGATACAAAAAGTTGCTAAAGATGCATTTGCTAGATTGAAAGGTAGGTGGTCTTGTTTGCAGAAAAGGACTGAAGTGAAGCTACAAGATTTGCCTGTTGTACTTGGTGCTTGTTGTGTTTTGCATAACATTTGTGAGATGAAAGGTGAGAAAATGGATCCTGAACTTATGGTtgatattgttgatgatgaaatggtTCCTGAAGTTAGTTTGAGATCAGTTAATTCATTGAAGGCTAGAGATGCTATTGCTCATAATCTTTTGCATCATGGTTTAGCAGGCACTTCTTTTCTTTAAACTCATAAGATTAAGAACTTTGTGTAATTTGTTGTATTTTGATCATTGTTTTATGCATCT is from Medicago truncatula cultivar Jemalong A17 chromosome 1, MtrunA17r5.0-ANR, whole genome shotgun sequence and encodes:
- the LOC112418710 gene encoding protein ALP1-like — encoded protein: MKLPTFADPESLSYVYTLLQNSFDQMNDPNNTATSTNIRKRRRKNEDGGDDDEDHDGSINEGGGKNKKNKKEELKGILTSILLLDEQEKQEIEDSKKVSEDEKFSLEANHKKKTKAMVDYYSNLEDGYSQVEESEKVRRRKTRNMSNSVAIAATCSENFEANSEGVNVNDVNSGKSNGGGSQRRLWVKDRSGAWWDECNKEDFPEDEFKKAFRMGKSTFDLICEELNSAIVKEDTTLRTAIPVRQRVAVCLWRLATGDPLRIVSKRFGLGISTCHKLVLEVCTAIKTVLMPKYLQWPNETSLRKIKNEFEGMSGIPNVVGSMYTSHVPIIAPKISVAAYFNKRHTERNQKTSYSITVQGVVDTNGVFTDVCIGWPGSMPDDQVLEKSALFQRANNGGLLKGVWIVGSSGYPLMDWVLVPYTQQNLTWTQHGFNEKIGEIQKVAKDAFARLKGRWSCLQKRTEVKLQDLPVVLGACCVLHNICEMKGEKMDPELMVDIVDDEMVPEVSLRSVNSLKARDAIAHNLLHHGLAGTSFL